The following nucleotide sequence is from Bactrocera oleae isolate idBacOlea1 chromosome 2, idBacOlea1, whole genome shotgun sequence.
TGGTGACCGTCATTCAACGCCGGCTATCGTGACATACGGGCACATACGCATCGTGTAGGTGGCTCAACTCGCTTGTAAGCATAGAATTAAATTTAGCGCGttcgatatatgtacatacatacatatacacacatatatgtacatacaaacgcgTATAGCAGTCACAGTGTTtaaaatttcgtttaattttgtttgaaaaatcgTTCGCTATTCAACAGGTGAGTGCCAAACTATACAAGCAGCTATGTATACTAAACTCTCATTTACATAAGTAAATCCATACACACACTCTCCCCGACTTGTTGAATGAGTGAGCCATTTGgcgtttttccaatttttttcactttatatatatatatatatattattttttattcagttatttttattgttttatagttttatttcttttttattctttttctttcttttttatttttttgttgtaaatattattttgttaaggCGTAACACTTGTCTATGCCGCCTCATACCACATTCTGCTGagtagatatttaaattttttttttgaaaatttttctagtAATGTTTATGTTCTTTCGCTTTGTCGCAGCTTTAGTGTGCGACCGTTACTAAGTGGAGAGCACGAAAGCAATGAAATAATATGTTCTACAGTATAACTTATGTAATTCAAACCaccatataaaagtaaaaacctaaaaaatatatatatatatgtatgtatataacaaatttaaaaacaaaataaaaaaaaattgctgaaattaaaattaatgttatatttatacatattttagaatACTAAAGAAGTAAAACtgaacaaaaattaactaattttcacGTTATACGCGATTTTCGACGACGCAAAAAAAAGGATTAAACCAAAACAATACTTCTCACTAAAAGCTATGATCTGTACAACGACCTATGATCGCAAAAAgtcatatatttacaaaatggcggcgttttaAAATAGTTCATTATTTATCAGGTTTTATCAGTGACCGGATCGGATGCTTTCGAAAACTCgagcaaatttcaaaattgctgttccgaaaaaaacacgtttaaagATATACTGATTGACTTgatttttaaagataaactgatctATCCTTTTAGAAAGTtgcaactcaaaaactattttagatatctatttaaattttaagtatacTATCTTTAAAGGTATAACCAAcctatcaaaatattaaaatacgaaatcaaatttttttaagtttcatacTAGCTGTGccccttaaaaaaattttttttttattacatttgcaatagtttctataatttttgtaaatagtacatacttttcaatatatatttttgttttaaatttgccGTTGTTTGCCGCTCAAATATCTGTGACTTCAACAACATTGTAACTTGTAACAAATTAATGGCACATTACTGTAGTCACGTAGTGTGCGCGGCGATCCGTTACTACTGGGCTTGTTGCTGTTAGCAGTCGTCTTCGACGTCAAGTGCAAGGTGGTGATGATTGTTTTGTTGCTGTTCGCTCCTCCTGGGCTATATTTGTATTTAGGCTAGCGAATCTGATGTGACTGTGGGTGTTGATTTGTCACGTGAAGCGTTCTATTTACGCCACTTAAGAAGAATCAGATTTTAAGGTGACAACTTAGGGGTTAAAGTATAAggaatttatacatataatattttcaaaattagtaatattatttttttcaatataatttaatttttttcacacttttggtgattaagaatatatttatattttttttaaattataatttctaaTACTAATTACtacaatagaataatatttatttaattttaaatttttataaattttaaagactTTCATGCCatgttaaattatatataatattttttattaaataatagtaataattataaaaaagtaattttaaaaatagtaaaaaagtatatattaaagATATTAAAGCACAATTTCGctaaataaacatatacacttgaaatttttatttttattatttgaatgtttttaatataatttttttattattatgatttatattgttaacttaaattttagaaatgcttttattagcttgggttgtatgtatgtatgtaatggaatcttgtagctcaattttcaccggtttccagaagtctggtcaacttgaaactttgcacacgtgtCAAGGatcgatgacaatgcaatattTTGATTACAGTTTCCCATTAtccttattattgttttttttcatatcaaaaaGTTTTCTGTACAATTCTTAAACTATTTTCTGTTgatggtttttatttatttaacatgttTTTCGAAAGTCATGTTTCGTTGTTTTTTCGTTTTAGTTAAGTTTTTATTGTGatttttctcataaaataattttttccatttagttattttttttttgggtgattttattaaataattttttctataccaattttaatacaattttttattagtatttattttaatggttattgttttaattttcgttttcaaCTAATTTTATTCAGTGTTTTACTATTGTACATTGTCgaagtattttaaaaacattttgagctaaaattattattgttttttacttaACAGTACGaaaatactatttatatatgtacatatacataattttattttcctaaaattttattttacttcattttatttatctatttcattttatctatattttaaatttttttaattattaattttttttatatattaatttgtgtttatattaattattaaaattaatttaattaaaaaaaaatttttttaaatgattttaaattaatttaatttttttaatttcagttgactggtttatttttttttttacttaatatcacccttcattttatttatttttattatcttatttgaGTTTATTTGACATATCTAGACATTCAGTTCCCTTTCATTGAACAATGTTGACTCATTTTCTGAGACTATCGCGACTTACTCAGCACCTTATCATTAACCGCTTCACATTATCAGTTAGTCGCTTTAGCATTTCTGCGAAATTCGCTTGATGAGTTATTGCtgacacaaatatatatgtacatatgtacatacgccaCACCTTCTTTACATTATTACTTACATTGCGTTTCTCAATAGAAGTGTGCTTAGATTCACTACTTCAGAAGTCTAACAATTAATGCTTAAATTCGTACATAACCAGCGCCGTTGGCTGACAAAGCCGTGAGTGTGGCaagaaaatctataaatatatattaatttatgctGGCGTCATCATCGCTGCTGAAGCCCTAGCTGGTTTTCAAAACGCTTAGCGATCGCTTGCTCATACTATGAGCGTAAGTTAATTTGAATacacactcgcacacacacactcagacTCACGCAAGCATTTGCCTGGCCGCGCTGACTTTGGCTGCTTGACCGACTGGCAGGCACGGAGTCACAACGCTTTGAATGAGTGTACAATATGCGCTCATTctttattgtttataatttctttatttcgcGAAATGCACACGCCATATCATACACGTACAAAATCAACTTTATGCATATACGATCTCCATTTGCCAATTttgtgcgcttgtgtgtgtgtgtttgttctGTTTACTATTTATAAATTGCTGAGTCACTCGGCTCTCTGCACAGCCCGAGCGGCGCGTTCACCGCACAGTAATCACAGCGTTGCAGCGTTGACGTACTACGAGCGCATTGATTGCCATATAAAGAGTAGCGAAAgccaaaaagacaaaaaaaattaaaaaataaaaatgcgaaaatcaGCACAACAAAACAAATTGCCAACCAAGAATGGAAAATAGGTGGACCGCAGCATGTGCGATCGGTCCCAGTAGTCCCCTGTGATCGTATTACGAGGCGCGTCTTATCAGCGTGCACTCTTCGCTCGCCTACCATATACGGTATATTCGACAATTCTCAATTAATCAGTGCTTTGATTGCTTGTGCTTCATATGTGCTTTGTTTTCTTTGCATTCGTCATCGGCGTGTGTTAATTGCAAAATCAAAGTGTTAAATGCGTAAATCTAAAATGTTATTGCCATCTCAATTATTATGACTTTTTAGGCTCAAAATAGTTATGACGGAATGCGAAATTCCGCTCGTGTTAGTCTTATCTAGCGCCTGCAATTATCACAATTTATTTGCCATAATAAAGCTATACCCCTCACATATAAAAagcttccatacaagaacttgattttctcatattagtttgtatggcagctatgtgctatagtggtacgatatcgacggttccgataaatgagcagcttcttgaagataTACCACATACCATTACTTGTATAAGCTTTTGATctaaaattctttgcatttttacgcaATTTCCAAGCAAGTGGCAACCCTCATAATGCATTAATGAGGACATTCTAAGTGTTAAGTTTGCTCAGATTTTCATTAGACCTAGTacatttgtagatatgtatgaagtaataaatatattttataccgaTTTTTTGCGATAAGCTTATCATCTGACTTGTACTTTCTCCATATATTAATAGTTTCGTGTCTAGTTTGCCACGTGACACAGTGCTGCTGACAacgtgtatattattttttcaattagtaATTGGTTTTAGGTACTCTCAAATGTTTTAAGCGTATGTTTTGtgtaaaatacatatttgtgatcgaagttgaaataaatattatttctatgacgtaaaccacaacaacatatatctgatcaaatttaaccCGGACTTTCCATACAACTCACATACGTTACACCATACAATACACAAAAAGCAAATGTTTCACGTATTCtaatacaaagttttattatcgccttcaaaaaagGCTCCGTTTGAGCTAATACAAGCATATCAACAGTTAATCGAATTTTCCACACACTTATTTTAAGTCTCGGCTGGGATGGTCTTCGGTTCTCTCAACGAATTtgggttttttcggtttcggcctTTTCTCGAAGCACCATCCGCttgattgttggacagtttcgacatcATATTCATAAATTCACGTTTCGTCACAGGTAATGATGCGCTTGAAATGTAGGTTTGTCAGCtatgttgtcaagcatctcttttacgTTCTCTACTCTGTCGCATTtgtaaaagattcaggtctttttgTACTAGCCTAGCATTGCCACACtccatacccaaaacattatttaaaaagtgcTGAGCCAATCCAAAAGAGATGTTCAGATCctttgctatctctctgatgccaacacgacgattttccatctttagctttttcgatgttattgcACTAGGCGAATTTTTATTGCGGCTAAAGCCAAGGCACTAGACATTTCTGTAAACAAAACATGCTACATCTTTCATTATGAACTATATACAGTTGCTCTGTATTTTTACAAaccacaaaaaagttttttgtattGCTTAAGTGctcatttttcttttatatggcTAAAGGAGAATCGCTATCGATTGAAGAGAAAGCAATAATAGGAGCTTATGAAGAAAAAAGGTTGGCGGAAGTTGAaatgttatacatatacaaattctGGCGTAATAAGTCGGAATACGGTCGAAAAACCGAAAGCGGTAACAATAAAGTAATTTCCGTTGTCAACAAGagagatattttaaaaaagcaTCCAATGCTGATGTTAAAGTAAGCTTATCTACTGCTTAAAAGATGCTAATGAATGTTCCATAtttgaaactattaaaactaacaaaaaatcaACCACTTAAGGTTCCACAAAAAGAAACACGATTACATTTTGCACCTGAGCACATAGCCTTAAAGTCTAATTTGGcgctatgtatgtgtggatacaattattatttccaTATACCTACAGTGCTGCGAGCGGTATGATGGTCTGGGGAGCCATCTTCTAATATGGCACGTGCGAActacaatttttgaatattaatataaatgcaaatgcaataaaaacgTACTGGAAACTGAATTTTTACATTCCAAAAATTGGTTTGTGGTCCGAGTGTTTTAGTCTAGGATTGAAGTGCAAAATTTCGATTTAATGCAGTGAGCGCCTTACTCACCTGGCACcgatgtaattaaaaatatgggGAAACGGCTGGCTCACAAAGCTTTCGAGTCTGGCGGTACAGTATTCTACTAAAGAGGAATTTATTgggagtattaaaattttttgttcaacaATTTCCTTAAATTATATTGGAAATTGTACTAATCACTGCCCACTCGGCTCTTTGAGATCATTTTCAACAAAGCGGGATCTAATCATTATTAAAGAATATGCAAATGGTTAAATTAAGTAATAcattagtttaaaataatatattcttggcgaaaaacgttttaaaatactaaaaaaatggaTATGCGCTAAACTGATGCcctaattttaattgttaatttttctgatattttcggataaaaccaaaatattgcAGTGTCATTCTGCGTTTTCAAAATTGCATATcgcttatttatttagttatagCAAACGTTATCAATTTACCTCAATACAGGTGAAAATCTGATTAGCGAAACGAAAGCCTTTTATTGTTAGCACAATTTGCTTGTCAGCACACTTTTGGTAAGGCATGTAAACAGAAAATGACAGTAATTATTATCAGTATTTATTGGGAGAAAACGCCATGTAGTTAAAATGTAGACTTCGCTGACGTCTACATTGTGAACCTTTGTGCGAATTATTGCACAAATAAAAGATCTAATAAGAAATAATACAAGTAGACCTATTTATTGCTTCGGCGTTCGAAGGtagtaaaatgtattttttattgataaataaacaaatataaaaagttactAATTTTTGCCATAATCttatgaatttatataattttttgaacatatatgtttgtacatatgcatacagttaaaatatcatacattcatacatttacatatgttaatttcttcattttgtttatttacttaaaaaatttttggctGTGTTCGTCAGCTGAGCGCATACAACGTGACACGTGCACAGCAGCGGTTTATTAATCAAACAGCTGTGTGTTTTGTACCTTCTGAAATGAGCGGTTGTTCGCTTGTGCTTTTTCAAGTTTTGCGGTCGGGTAAAACACAATATGAATTAATTTAGGTTTGCTGgtaaaaaaatttcctttaaaaTATGTAATGTATGGAATTCACAATTATGTGTTAATCGAAGGTTGATTATAGATTTCCGCAGTCGGAAATATTTTTGCCAGTTgagaaaaaatatcaatattttatttgtaaaagcaGGAAAATTCTCTGAATTTAAATATTACGGCTTTAGGAAACACACAGCTATCATGCCTTTTCGATATACTGGTAAATGTAGAATAACGGCAAAAGCTGTCATGACTTGGAAGACGAAAAAGCTTTTGCGTAGGCGAAAAAGCTTGAAGCTCTTTAATATTAACTTTAAATATTCGATGCATCAATGATATTGAACTTTTTTAGgatgaatttgaaatatttgttataattctGACAAAACcatatcgaaaattttttttaatcagccAAACCGAATTTTCCAAATActgtaatttgttttaaaaaagtagTTTGAATTAGGGTTAAATTAGCTGTTAAATTACTCATCGGTACCCTCGTGAACAGAAATAATAACACCGACACCAAAatctttgtaattttttgagtAAAGAACTACTCCAGACCTTACACTTAGTGGAGAATACTGACCTGGTTGACCCAGAAAAAATGTTACTTGTTGTTCTTAGAGAATATAGCAACTATTTACACCCGCTCCGTTATCtttaataaagttatttttgttttatcagATCACATGAATATTTTGCTCGTCATTCTATAACACTTGTGCCTTATCTAATTTCAGGTTTCTGTCGTATGGTTGACGTAAACAACAGCACAAGCAATAACTCGTCGGTACTCGGCGGCAGCGCTGGTCTCTCGAACGGTCATGCAAGTGCCAGCGGAGGTAGTGCTACAGGTTCGTCAGCTAACGGGCTCGCAATGAACGGTGCTGGCGCTACGAATAGTGCGCTCGCTGGCGGTATGACAGCGGATCTCTTGGGTTCGGGTGCGGGTGGCACGAGCGCTGGCGGTGATCGTTTGGACGCCTCTAGCGACAGTGCAGTCAGTTCGATGGGCTCGGAGCGTGTACCGTCACTCTCGGATGGTGAGTGGGGTGAAGGTAGCGATTCGGCGCAAGATTATCATCAAGGCAAATACGGTAGACCGTATGACTAtagttacaataataataataatcgcaTGAACGATGGCACACGACAACCGCCTGTTGCACAGAAGAAACATCAAATGTTCGGCAAGCGTTTTCTCAATGAACAACCCGGTTTGGGCGCGACGGGTACTACCGCCGACAATGGTAGTAATGTCGGTGTTGTGCCACCAACCGGCACAAATTCACTACTAAATATTGGTCCCGCACAGTCGATTAAATATGAGTATGAAGCGTATCCAACTGTGCCGGGTCTACAACCGGGCGGGGCTGGCGGTGCACTGAATGCCGAAGGTGCTATGGGACCAGTGCTAAGTAACAAAGAACAACAGGCATACGATTTGAAGTATGGCCCCGCCGTTGCAGGTGCAATTGGTGGTTATTCACTCGATTTTGCACAACGTCCGCCGCGCACACCACACGAGGTCGTGCAGCACAATCACACGTACACGCTGCCACAGGGCACCGGCTCCATGCCTCGGCCACAGGCACGTGACAAGAAACTCTCCATCTCATCGTCGAAGTCCTCTAAATCCCTTAATGGTGAAGAGGAGCATTTGACACGTGACGAGAAGCGCGCGCGCGCTATGAATGTCCCCATACCAGTGAGCGATATCATCAACTTGCCCATGGATGAGTTCAATGAACGTCTCTCCAAGTACGACTTGACCGAGAATCAGCTGTCACTTATACGCGACATACGTCGGCGCGGCAAGAACAAGGTCGCCGCACAGAATTGTCGCAAACGTAAGCTCGATCAAATACTCTCGCTGGAAGATGAGGTGAAAGAGGTGCGTCGCCGTAAGGAACAGTTGTTTTCGGATCGCGATAGTCTAACTTTGGAGCGTAAGCGCATATCGAACAAGTTCGCGGCGCTGCACAGACACATATTCCAAGTGAGTAGAACTTTTAGtgacttattaaaaataaaatcattttcgGAAAGTGTGTTTTgaagtaaaatatgtaaatattaatatggTAAATTCATAAAACCTAACctcaattttatgatttgtgATTATgtaattgcttttaaaaattattgcacaaataatcaaaaaaaattattttaaacaaaaaaaaaattaatcaaagaaattaaaaaaaaaaataaaaacaaaattaaagaaattaagaaaattaaaaaaaaatgtcaaaatcaaTTAACACGTGACATTCCATTTTACTTCAGTATTTGCGCGATCCCGAAGGCAATCCTTGCTCAACGTCCGAATACACGCTGCAACAGGCCGCCGATGGGTCCATTTACTTGCTGCGCAAATCTGATGCCACAAACGGCAGTGGCAACATCAGCAATAGCAGTAGcacaagcagcagcagcagtagtagtagtagtgtgAGTACGCTACTGAGTCACAATGGCATGTcgccacagcagcagcagcagcagcaacaacaacagcagcattcAATGCTGGGCGCTGCGACGCAtttgcaacagcagcaacaatcgctgcatcatcatcatcatcatacgcaagcgcaacaacagcaacagcagctgtcacatatgcacacacagcAAGTGCAACAggcgcagcagcaacaacaacaacagcggcaacaTTCTGCGCATGCGCAGGCACATCATCACCAGACGcatcagaaagattgaaaattGCTGTTGCAGCACTATGCGAATTGgtttaaaatgcaaaaacaacatcatcatcaacagcagcagcagcagcagcaacaacaacaacaacagcgtcaTCATTACCGTTATCATCTttatcatcatcaccatcatcagcaaaagcatcaacaacaacaacagcagcagcagtacgTACAACAAaccgcgcaacaacaacaaaagtcgtTACAGCCTTTCAAGCAACAACGCGTCTCGCCGCAACCATATGCCACCGAGCTGGAACTTTATTATCAGCATTCAGCCGTGGCAGCGTCAGCAGCAACGACttcccaacaacaacaatgccgaTGCGCTCACTGCTATGATTATTATGTTGCGCCACAG
It contains:
- the cnc gene encoding segmentation protein cap'n'collar isoform X3; translated protein: MIGLEDLPRLESLSPVKDMEAYHMTILENKEPDKRSTLMKSLNSCNEKGWQSAGNQRNYMSELNGCRYISQESEIIDVLWKQDVDLGFSLTPPHLLNATANNGSTGAGADDDIEKLKALKLDKPSFEGKDVGDDAGDIDDEWAGIPFTVDNETGEYIRLPLDEILNDVLQLAEFGNINSECSNDSVASTSKAAAAKTNNNNNNNDKTKSETEEDEINDNSSDNNNNASAIISNGKDEDLTKKTLGTTTDVTTKHKEDNTEEDYIDDFDLSLSEIEVNSLPSPLFDLDDEAREELADFDIMLQSAGAPPSPFHHHHPHQRGAGMQGYVGGGANSAFHRQATGFHHGHHQGRMSLSRGVSMEQRLQDIASFFNPISSMGVVGGVSDMPPYPHYPTHPYSYQGAAGIPAPPQHAQYPPPPPPHPHHHSHHAMLHANATLGDICPTQPHYGHNLGSAVTSSMHLTNSSHEADGGAAAAAGAAGGNVGAYKMEHDMMYYTNSSSDMNHTTEGFINSILNDEDLHLMDMNDSFCRMVDVNNSTSNNSSVLGGSAGLSNGHASASGGSATGSSANGLAMNGAGATNSALAGGMTADLLGSGAGGTSAGGDRLDASSDSAVSSMGSERVPSLSDGEWGEGSDSAQDYHQGKYGRPYDYSYNNNNNRMNDGTRQPPVAQKKHQMFGKRFLNEQPGLGATGTTADNGSNVGVVPPTGTNSLLNIGPAQSIKYEYEAYPTVPGLQPGGAGGALNAEGAMGPVLSNKEQQAYDLKYGPAVAGAIGGYSLDFAQRPPRTPHEVVQHNHTYTLPQGTGSMPRPQARDKKLSISSSKSSKSLNGEEEHLTRDEKRARAMNVPIPVSDIINLPMDEFNERLSKYDLTENQLSLIRDIRRRGKNKVAAQNCRKRKLDQILSLEDEVKEVRRRKEQLFSDRDSLTLERKRISNKFAALHRHIFQYLRDPEGNPCSTSEYTLQQAADGSIYLLRKSDATNGSGNISNSSSTSSSSSSSSSVSTLLSHNGMSPQQQQQQQQQQQHSMLGAATHLQQQQQSLHHHHHHTQAQQQQQQLSHMHTQQVQQAQQQQQQQRQHSAHAQAHHHQTHQKD
- the cnc gene encoding segmentation protein cap'n'collar isoform X4; protein product: MKTFINTESEIIDVLWKQDVDLGFSLTPPHLLNATANNGSTGAGADDDIEKLKALKLDKPSFEGKDVGDDAGDIDDEWAGIPFTVDNETGEYIRLPLDEILNDVLQLAEFGNINSECSNDSVASTSKAAAAKTNNNNNNNDKTKSETEEDEINDNSSDNNNNASAIISNGKDEDLTKKTLGTTTDVTTKHKEDNTEEDYIDDFDLSLSEIEVNSLPSPLFDLDDEAREELADFDIMLQSAGAPPSPFHHHHPHQRGAGMQGYVGGGANSAFHRQATGFHHGHHQGRMSLSRGVSMEQRLQDIASFFNPISSMGVVGGVSDMPPYPHYPTHPYSYQGAAGIPAPPQHAQYPPPPPPHPHHHSHHAMLHANATLGDICPTQPHYGHNLGSAVTSSMHLTNSSHEADGGAAAAAGAAGGNVGAYKMEHDMMYYTNSSSDMNHTTEGFINSILNDEDLHLMDMNDSFCRMVDVNNSTSNNSSVLGGSAGLSNGHASASGGSATGSSANGLAMNGAGATNSALAGGMTADLLGSGAGGTSAGGDRLDASSDSAVSSMGSERVPSLSDGEWGEGSDSAQDYHQGKYGRPYDYSYNNNNNRMNDGTRQPPVAQKKHQMFGKRFLNEQPGLGATGTTADNGSNVGVVPPTGTNSLLNIGPAQSIKYEYEAYPTVPGLQPGGAGGALNAEGAMGPVLSNKEQQAYDLKYGPAVAGAIGGYSLDFAQRPPRTPHEVVQHNHTYTLPQGTGSMPRPQARDKKLSISSSKSSKSLNGEEEHLTRDEKRARAMNVPIPVSDIINLPMDEFNERLSKYDLTENQLSLIRDIRRRGKNKVAAQNCRKRKLDQILSLEDEVKEVRRRKEQLFSDRDSLTLERKRISNKFAALHRHIFQYLRDPEGNPCSTSEYTLQQAADGSIYLLRKSDATNGSGNISNSSSTSSSSSSSSSVSTLLSHNGMSPQQQQQQQQQQQHSMLGAATHLQQQQQSLHHHHHHTQAQQQQQQLSHMHTQQVQQAQQQQQQQRQHSAHAQAHHHQTHQKD